In Runella sp. SP2, the genomic window CGGATGTAGAGCAACAAATGTTGAATTTTCTTTTCAGCAATGTTATCGTGGTCACCCTGCTGAAAGTACATTTTACCAATCGTTTGTACAAACTCTAGCGACGTATTCTTCGGTACAGGCAACACAGGAATGACACGTTGGGTACGCTTTCCCGCAAAAATGGCGTAAAGCAATAGCCCAAACAAAATCAAGTAGTATGCCCATGTTAGTGGCGGCTGCGTCATAATATACCTAAAAATCGACTGCTCATCTTCGCCAAAACGGCCTTGTTTTAGGTACTCATCCCAGTAAACAGGCAAGACGGGTAAATAAGACAGCGATTTAAACGCAAAATCAGAAGTTTTGGAAGATAAAGCGTAATAATTGGTCAAAGCCAGCGGCAGGTTATGCAGATAAAAAGCTCCTTTTCCGTACTTTATTTTTAGGAAAATAGGCTCATTTCGGGCATTTTTAGCCAAAATTGTCACGTTCTCAGGCTTTTTTACCAAAAAATAATTGCGACCATCATCTTGTGCAAATACATACCCTCCTTTTTTGGACAAAGCAGGGTTCACAAAATTCATCACCAAGGCCGTATCTCGTAACGTTGGGTCTTTCAGCGTCGCTATTATTCCCAACGTTTTTACCAAAGTATCTGGAAAATAATACGCCGAAATAAAGACATTATTCCCCCGCTTTGCGTAATTGAGCAGCTGTTTTTGGTCGTTTCGGTCAATATTAAACTCTCGACAAACAAAGATATAATTGCTTTTGGGCAGGGTTGGGTTTTCTGAAAGATAATTATAAATCGGCACCCGTAGCTGCGTCACTTTTTCATTTTTGAAGACATCAGTCAAGAGTTCATAGGTAGCTTTTGTCCCAAAAGGGATTTTGTCTTTGTTGGAATAGGTCGGCGTCCAATCAATGGGTTTAGGACGGTAATATTCAAACAGGCCGTAGGCTACGACTGTGACCAATAAAAACCAAAAGTAGTAACTACGCCAATTCACCTTCGTTATTGTGTTGTATTAGAGTCGGGTTGAAAATGCTTGAAATTCCTCTTTCAAGCGTAAAAATTGAGATTCGGACACGCCAAATTCACCATACCAAACGTACTCAAACTGGTACGTAAGTTGCTCAAAATCCTTTTTAAATTTCGTTTCTTGCAATTCTTCTACGTAACTACGGTTGGTTTTAGTTGGCTGCCAATGTATGAACTTTTTATCGGTCAATTGCTTGAGTGTGTTAAGGTAGTAGAGCCGAGTTGCGAGACGATAATTTCGGGCAGCGATTGCTTCTTCAATCAAATTGGCAAAATCCAATTCATGAATATTTTCAGTGATACGATTATAGACCAGCTCTTCCTCCGATTTTTTGGCAAACATTCCACCAATAAATTCAGCTTTGTACAATAGCCATATCACCACCCCTGCAATACCCACCAAAAATACGTACTGCCAAAAGTTTTCGTAGGCACTACTACTTAAAAAATCACTAATTTTTTGGCTCAACCAATTCCAAATACGGGCGAGCGGATTATCGGGCGGGGGGGCGTGGCGTTCATAATTATAATCGCGACTAGCACGGAAATCGTCGAGGCGCTTGTCAGAAGGCAAACGAGGCGTCATCGTGGCATTGTCCAGCGCCGCAGGTAAGCTAACCGTGTCTTTTGGCGTGGATTTGTCCCCTTCTTGGGCATTTGCCAACAAACCAAGCCCCAAGAACAACAGAACAAAACAAAGTCTTTTTAGAAACATAGAAACAAACGAATAACGCTTGGCCAATTTGCAAAAAAGCCAACAGAATTACAAAAAAAGCCGATGCAAGTACATCGGCTTTTAGGGAGTGGTATTTTACTCAGGATTATTTCTTACCCAAAGACGCAATCCACTTAGCAATTTTCATAGCTTCGTCCTTTGGTACATTAAGTGGCGCCATTGGAGGATACCCTGGCCAGTTAGCTGGTTTTGGGTTAGCAATCAACTCTACGATTTGCTCTGGCTTATATTTTTTCTTCGCCATTACTTCTTTGTAGCCTGGGCCTACCAATCGCTGATCGACTTTGTGGCAAGCCAAACACGTATTTTTAGTCAATAAAGCTTCAATATCTGCGGGGATTTTAACTTGCGCGTTTGCCGCAGTCGATACTGCTAAAAAAGCTCCCGCTACTACTAACATTTTTGTGAATCGTTTCATGCCTAGGTTGGACTTTTAAAATGAAAAATAAAGGAATCTTACGCAAATGCAAAGCTATAACGTTTTGATAAAGAAATTGTGTTAAAAAGACAAAAGATTATTTTTTACATCTCAACGGGTTTCATTTTAGGAATCAACAAATGAATAAAGAGCAACGCTATCAAATACGTAAAACTCGCCAGTAAAAATAATGGTAAATAGCCCCATTGAACGCGTATTGGCCCGATTACAGCCGCTAAAAGTGCGCCGCCTACCGCCCCCGAAAACCCACCAATCCCCGTTACCATCGCCACCGCGCTTTTGGGGTAGAGGTCTGAGGCAATTGTATAGACATTGGCCGACCACCCTAAATGCCCCGCTGCGGCAATCGCTATCAAGACAGTTGCGATATAGACATTTTGGGTTTGGGCAGCAAAGAAAATCGGAACGACACAAAGCGCACACAAGAGCATCGTCGTTTTGCGGGCACGGTTCAGTGACCAACCCATTTTCATTAGTCTTGATGAAAGCCATCCAAAAAATATGCTCCCTCCGTCCGAAATAATATAAATAACCATAAAAGGAAAGCCAATATTCTGTAAATCAAGGCGCTGGGTGAGTGCTTCACTGGAATTGAAAAAGTCGGGCAACCACGTCAGATAAAACCACCAAATAGGATCTGCCATCAACTTCCCGACAATCAATGCCCAGGTTTGACGAAAGCGTAACAATCTCCACCATGTGATCCTACCTTCTATTTCTTCGGGCTGGTTATCTTGTTTGATGTATCTCAATTCTCGCGTCGATACCTTAGGATGGTCTTCGGGTTTTTGATAATTGAGCCACCAAAATACCAACACCACAAAACCTAAAACCCCTGTTGTCATGAACGACATTCTCCAACCGTACTTGAGGGTCATCCACGGAATTAGGGCAGCTGTTAGAATAATCCCAACGTTGGTTCCTGCATTAAATAAACCAGTAGCAAACGCCCGTTCTTTTTTGGGGAACCACTCAGCAATCGACTTGATGCTCGAAGGAAAATTTCCCGCTTCTCCAATCCCAAGTGCAAAACGCGCGCCCAACAAACTCCGAAAACTGCCTACGTAAGCGGTAGCTACACCCGCCAAGCTCCACAAACCAATGGCAAATGACAAACCCTTGCGGGTTCCAAGGCGGTCGATGAGCCAGCCAATCATAATAAAACCCAGCGCATAAGCCAACTTAAAGGCTGTATCAACCCAGCCGTATTGAATCTTGAATGTGTCTAAATCAGCTTGAGTGAGAGTATATGAAAGCGGCACCCCTAACATTTCCTTACGAAACGCATCGTCGAGCATCGAAAATGATAAAACATTTCGGTCAACGTAGTTGATTGTCGTAATTAAGAAAAGAAGAAACACTATCCGCCAACGGAAGTTATGGGGAGGCATTTTAAAAGGTGTTAGAGGGGTTTGGAAAAACGCTGCAATTTACGGACTATGTTCTAAAAGTTCTATTGTTATTTTTGCCAAAACAAATCATAAATGACTGAACGCCAAAAACAAGCCCTCGTCAAAGCCGCTGCATTTTGTGCTTACCAAGAACGGAGTACCAAAGAAGTAAAACAACGGCTGCACGAGCTCGAAATCACTGATGATGAGATGGAACCCATTCTTCAAGAATTGATTGCCCAAAATTACCTCAACGAAGAACGGTTTGCGCGGGCTTTTGCCAGGGGAAAATTTCGGGTAAAAAAATGGGGGCGCTTGAAAATTCGTCAAGAAATGAAGCTTCGTGGCTTGTCGAATGATTTGATTCAAAAGGGGCTTACCGAAATAGATGGCGACGAATACGAGGCCGTTTTGCAAGATTTACTCATCAAAAAAGCACGTACCCTCAAAGGCGAGCCAACTGCGACCAAACAAAAATTGGTGCGTTTTGCCCTCAGTCGAGGTTTTGAAAGCGATATTGTTTGGGAATTATTGAAAATGATGAATACCGAAGGAAGCGACTTGTGACAAGTGGAATTGAAATAAAGCTACTCTTAAAGTCGTTAGTAAAAGGGTAATAAATCCCAGTGCCATACATTAAATTTAGCCTACGTTTTCTTGATTTTACAAAATTTACACGGTAAACTTGTAGAATAACTTTTATGTAAGTGCATAAAGATTAAGCCTTCACTTAAAATGAATACAACAGAGTTAAAATCTACCCTTCATACGCTCATCGAACGGATTAATGATGACGCCATCTTACAGGCGTATGTTGTTTTGTTATCACGCGAAGCTGAAGGAGTGCCTGATTTTTGGGATAATCTGGATACTCCTACTCAAGCGGCAATCCAAGAAGGGCTTCAAGACTTAAACACTGGGCGTAAAACCGATTTCTTTGATTTTATGAAGTCGCAGTATGGAATTAACCGTTGAGCTTTCAGAACGCGCCCGCAGAGACATAGAACAAATTGCTGATTATTTAGCAAAAACCTGGTCAGAACGCAGCAAAATAGAATTTTTGTTGACGTTAACCGATCAGATGAAACTTATCAGCAAAATGCCCTACCTCTATAAAGTTTCTCAAAAACAAGCTAACATACGCGAATGTGTGATGAACAAGCACGTCGTATTTTACTATCGTGTGCTTGATACAAGCATCGAAATCATCACAATTTGCAATACTCGTCAAAAACCTGAAGAGTTTTAAAGTTATTTCGGCAGGTTTTTATTTCAACAACTTCTCCACGGCTCCGTGCACTTTTTCAAACCCAAATCGGTGCATTTCGTTTTCCATCAAGCCTACAATTTGATCATTGCATAGATTTCCAATGCTTCCTTCGTGAGTGTGTTTGAGGTCGCGGGAAGCGTGGTAGGTATTTTCATTGATTTCTTTGCCCACTTGGCGGTACGCATCGCGGAAAGGCACTCCTTGAACCACCAATTCGTTGACCCGTTCTACACTAAACAACAAGTCGTATTTAGTATCGGCCAACAGATTCAGTTTTACTTGCAAATGTTCCAACATAAAATGCGTGATGTCCAAACAATCCAAGATTTCTTCAAAGGCAGGCATCAACAGTTCCTTCAACAACTGCATATCGCGGTGATAGCCCGATGGCAAATTGCTCATAACCATCGTGAGTTCAGTTGGCAACGCCTTCAAACGGTTGGTTTTAGCCCGTAATAGCTCTGCTACGTCGGGGTTCTTTTTGTGCGGCATGATGCTGCTCCCCGTAGTCAAATCGTCAGGAAGAGTGACAAACGCAAAGTTTTGGCTATTGTAGAGGCACACGTCCATTGCCAATCGCGACAAGGTCGCCGACAACGCCGCAATAGCCGTCAGAGCCGTTTGTTCGGTTTTCCCACGTGACATTTGGGCATAGACAACGTTGTAATGCAAGGTTTCAAAACCTAGTAATTCGGTGGTCATCGTACGGTTTAATGGAAACGAAGAACCGTAGCCCGCCCCCGAACCAAGCGGATTTTTATTGGCTAACTTATAAGCCGTTTGAATCATGCTCATGTCATCTACCAATGCTTCGGCATAAGCACCAAACCACAAGCCAAATGACGATGGCATCGCGATTTGGAGGTGCGTATAGCCTGGCAAAAGGTCATTTTTGTGCTGATTTGAGCGTTTGATGAGCAAATCGAACAGTTTTTTAGAAGCCAACGCTACTTCCTCTAACCGACTGCGCGTAAAGAGCTTCATGTCCACCAACACTTGGTCATTGCGTGAGCGACCGCTGTGGATTTTTTTGCCAACATCACCCAATTTGCGCGTAAGCATTAACTCCACTTGCGAGTGAACGTCCTCAACGCCCTCCTCAATCTCAAACTTCCCTGCTTGAATATTTTGGTAAATAGCTTTCAACTCTTCACTCAGCACTTTTAACTCATCACTCGTAAGAAGCCCTACGCTTTCGAGCATGGTGGCGTGTGCGATATTTCCTTGCACATCGTAAGGAGCCAAATACAAGTCCATTTCACGGTCACGCCCGACGGTGAATTTCTCAATTTTTTCGGAGATGGAAGTCGTTTCTTTTTGCCAGAGTTTCATAGGTACCTCTCGGGTGCTAGAGTCTTTTGTGGGATTTTTTTGTGCAAAAATGGCAGCCGCATACGCCATTCCAATACAGAATGTCCAAAAACTTTTCATTTTGAATGATTTTAATGAAGGAATTGCGGCCTCCTAGCTGCCAAATTACTTCTTTTTGGCAAAAATCTTTGCATCCGTTATTTGCTCGCGGTGTTCTTCCAGAAACATCTTGAACGAATACAGTTCCTCCAACTGCCCTTCAAAATCTGCAGAAGCGGGATAGATTTCTTCATAAACGCTGACAAAATCGGTTATTAAATAGCGCATTTGACGGACTCCACGGCCGTAAAGAGCGGGTAAATAGAAGTTTTGGTGGTCTTGAAAAAACCGTTGGGTTTCGTAGTGGGACGTAGTTTTGATGTCAACGGCTTCTTTACGCCCTAGTACATCTACAAAGCCATAAATCATCACATCGCCAACTTGGTATTGGCAGTAGGCTTGGGTTTTTACGATGGGGGAAGGGAGTTTTTGGCGAACGGTTGCAATAATTTTCGGGTCAAATTGCTCTTCGCCGATTTTTTTCAATACCGCATCTTCAAACGATACTCCCCTAAACTGGGCTTCGGTTTGTGGGATAGGCACCCGATTGATACGGTCTAAAACGTCCTGCTCACTGATTTTCCCCTGCAAAAACCGTGAGTAGGTGTTGAGCAACGAAGGGTAAAAACGGTAAGCTACTTTGGAAGTCATCTATCATTTATTCTTAAACCACTAAGGCACTGAGGGGCACTAAGAAAAGAATACCCTTAGTGCCTTAGTGGTAAAAACACTAATTCTTTGCCCCGCCCTGTTGCCCTGCTTTTGGCTGTTGGCTTTGCTGGGCTTCGCGCATTGGGTTGCTGCCACGCTGAAAACCGCCGCCTTTGAACAATTGGAAACGCGTTGGTTTCGTAGGCTGACGAGGGAAACTGTTGCTTTCTTCGTCGATGTCGGCAATTTCACGGAATGGGTCTAATGTCCACTGAACCACTTTTTTCTTGGTGGTTATAACTTTCGACACTTGTTGGTCGTTCAAGCGCCAGATTTCCGCTGGGAAGCGCGCTACCGAATCCGTACCGTCTTCAAATTGCATTTTCACAATCACTGGCATTGGCAAACCACCTTTGTTTTTTACTTTCAAGGTATAGAAATTCAAACCTGATTCGACCAATTTACGCTCATCGGGTGTTAAGCTTGCCAAATAAGTTTCGTATTTTTTCTTATCGGCGTCCGTCACTTTATAGGGGTCATACGAGTTGTAGAAATCCTTCATGTCAGGATTTTTCTCCACTACCGACTCTTTGATGAAGTCTTTATCTCGCTGACGAGCAACAGTATTACGCTTGTCTTCCGCTTCTTTTTTGGCGCTTGCTTTGGTAATTTCAGGGTTTTGCGTGTCTAGGGCAAACCATTCTACTTCTACCAAATCTTGGTCAACGGGCTCTACGCCATAGAACCAACCTTTCCAAAACCAATCTAAATCCACACCCGAAGCATCTTCCAAAGTACGGAACAAATCGGCAGGCGTAGGCGACTTAAACGCCCAACGACGGCTGTATTCTTTGAAAGCGTAGTCAAACAACTCTCGCCCCATGACCGTTTCGCGCAAAATGTTGAGGGCGGTAGCTGGCTTTGCGTAGGCACTTGCCCCTGCATTGATGAGGTTATCGGACATGGTCATGATTGGCACCAAGTTTTTAGGATCTTGCTTCATGTAATCCACAATCATCTGAGGCTCACCACGGCGCGTTGGATAGTCTTTGTCCCACTCTTTTTCGGTCAAATATTGCACAAAGGTATTCAACCCTTCGTCCATCCACATCCATTGACGTTCGTCGTTGTTGACAATCATCGGGAAGAAATTGTGACCTACTTCGTGAATAATCACCCCAATCATGCCATATTTGGTTGCTTCCGAGTACGTACCATCTGCTTCAGGACGACCGCCATTGAAAGAAAGCATGGGATATTCCATCCCTCCGATGGGACCATGGCACGAAATCGCTACGGGATAGGGATAATCTACCGAGAACTTCGAATACGTTTTAACAGTATGTGCCACGACTTCGGTCGAATATTTACCCCAAAGTGGATTTCCTTCTTTTGGATAAAACGACATGCACAAAACTTTTTTACCCGCTACTTCTTGCATTTTGCCATCCCAAATGTATTTACGTGAAGTAGCAAAGGCTACGTCCCGCACGTTATCGGCCTTGAAAATCCACGTTTTTTTGCCCGAAGGTTTGCCTTTTTCAGCTTTTTCACGCTCTTCTTGCGAAGCAATCACCACTACTTTGTCTGAAGTCTTAGCTTTTTCGTAGTTTTTCAATTGCGTAGGCGTCAACACTTGTGCAGCGTTTTGCAACTCACCCGTTGCTCCCAAAACGTGGTCATCGGGTACAGTAATGGCCAATTTGAAGTTTCCGAACGACAATGCGAACTCTCCTTGGCTGTAATATTGCTTATGTTGCCAGCCCGTTACATCGTCATACACACAAAGGCGAGGATAAAACTGCGCAATTTCATAGACGTTATTACCATCTTTGAAAACCTCAAAACCTGTTCGGCGTCCACCTTTGGCAACCTCAACGATGCGGTAATTCCAATCAATAGAAAATGAATAGCTTTGTTTAGGCAAAAGCGGCTGCGGCAAATCAATCCGCATCATGGTTTGGTTAATGGTATAGCGAAGCGGTTTCCCCGTTTTTGCATCTTTGACCGACTGAATATTGTAACCATAGTCCGCATTCGAGTAATTCATATCGGTAATGGTCGAAAGGCTCGTCATCGTTGTTTGATTTCCTAAATCCCCTGTTCTTGTAATCGGCCCAGGGGAATTTTTGGCAAACAAATTTTGGTCCAACTGAATCCACACGTAAGGTAGCGCGTCGGGCGATTGGTTGAAATACGTAATGGTTTCGGTACCAATGATTTTATTATTGGCTTCGTCCAATTCCACCTTGATGTCATAATCGGCACGCTGTTGCCAATAGTCCTTGCCTGGTGCTCCAGAAGCCGTTCGGTAAGTATTGGGCGTAGGCAGGGCCGTTCCCAATTGTTCGAAACGGTCATTGGCGTGGTAGTTAGGCATGGTGGGTGCTTGTGCCCACGCTAGGCTACCATAAAATAGTGAGATGATGAAGAAAATTTTTCTCATGAGAAAGTAAAATTGGTTTTCATTCAAAAATACAAAAAAGGGAGGTAAAGCCGAGGGTATTGATACTTAACACACAGATTTGCCGATGAATTGACGTAAAAAAACCCCTTCTTTTTTGGGAAGAGGCTTTTTAGTTTATTTTTCACGCCAAAAACCAACCATGGAATCGACGCTTTTGCGATGCTTTGATTAAGCGCTAGGAACGTTGTTCATCACTTCTGTTTGCTTACGAATGGAAGCCATGTGAATCAACTCAAACAACTCTTCCACGAAATCTGGGTACAAATTGAGCTGTTTACCTAAATCAGCGCGGTTTTTACGAAGTTGTCTCCAACGATCCATTTGAAGAACTGCAACGTTGTTATCACGCTTGTATTCGCCCAATTGCTCCACCAACGACATACGAGTGCCCAAAATTTCGAGCAATTCGCGGTCAAGGTTATCAAGCTTACTACGAAGGTTTTCCAATTGGCCTTGGTAGTCAGTACCGTATTCTGCTTTACGAATGTGCAACTCGTGAAGCATTTCGCCCAACGCCTGCGGAGTCAATTGCTGAGAGGCATCCGACCATGCTTTGTCTGGGTCACGGTGAGATTCAATAATCAAACCATCGTAGTTCAAGTCTAATGCACGTTGTGCCAACTCAAACAAATACGCACGCTTACCTGCCATGTGGCTTGGGTCGCCAATCATCGGAAGCTCAGGGAACATCGTTTTGAGTTCGATGGCAATGTTCCACATGGGTGAGTTACGATATTTTGTTTCTTGCGCATTTGAAAAACCACGGTGAATCGCCCCCAGTTTCTTGATACCAGCACGGTTGATACGCTCAAACGCACCAATCCACAACGCTAGGTCAGGGTTTACTGGGTTTTTGATAAGTACAGGCACATCCACTCCTTGAAGCGCATCGGCCAGGTCTTGAACGTTGAATGGGTTAACGGTGGTACGAGCACCTACCCACAAAATATCGACGCCGTATTTGAGTGCAAGCTCAATGTGCTGAGGCGTTGCTACTTCAACGGCAATAGGCAATCCAGTTTCTTGTTTAGCATCTACCAACCAAGGCAACGCTGCTTCACCCATTCCTTCAAAGCTGCCTGGACGAGTACGAGGTTTCCATACCCCCGCTCTGATTACGTTGGCATATCCTTCTGCTTTGATTTGACGAACGGTATCGCGCACTTGGTCTTCTGTTTCGGCACTACATGGTCCTGCGATGACGAGCGGCTTTCCTCCCGTATCAACCCACGAGCTCATCGGTAAAATGTCTAAGGTGGCACCCATAACTGAGAAAAAAATTAATTAGTACAACAATCTATAGTAACAATTTGAAAGCGATTAAATCTTCGTAATTTTGCAACCGTTTTGACAGTCCGCCGCGTCATGGGGATAATCCCTTGAAAATCCGACGATTCGGAACGTACAATTTCATTTATCAACAAAACACTACTACTATGCCTTTAAGTGTTGTATCACCCAAAACGGGTGTTTCGTTTGATGACACTTCGGTCGCATTTTCGTCCAAGTCCAACGGCCAACTCAAGAAAACCTATTGGTTATTCTCGATGATGAATCAGGTTTGGCTTGTAAAATTAGGAACTTTTTTTATAAAACTCTCTCTTTTGTTGAGATTGCCCGTCAAGAATCTCATAAAAACTACTTTATTTAACCAATTTTGCGGGGGAGAAA contains:
- a CDS encoding DUF4129 domain-containing protein, whose product is MFLKRLCFVLLFLGLGLLANAQEGDKSTPKDTVSLPAALDNATMTPRLPSDKRLDDFRASRDYNYERHAPPPDNPLARIWNWLSQKISDFLSSSAYENFWQYVFLVGIAGVVIWLLYKAEFIGGMFAKKSEEELVYNRITENIHELDFANLIEEAIAARNYRLATRLYYLNTLKQLTDKKFIHWQPTKTNRSYVEELQETKFKKDFEQLTYQFEYVWYGEFGVSESQFLRLKEEFQAFSTRL
- a CDS encoding c-type cytochrome is translated as MKRFTKMLVVAGAFLAVSTAANAQVKIPADIEALLTKNTCLACHKVDQRLVGPGYKEVMAKKKYKPEQIVELIANPKPANWPGYPPMAPLNVPKDEAMKIAKWIASLGKK
- a CDS encoding type II toxin-antitoxin system RelE/ParE family toxin; amino-acid sequence: MELTVELSERARRDIEQIADYLAKTWSERSKIEFLLTLTDQMKLISKMPYLYKVSQKQANIRECVMNKHVVFYYRVLDTSIEIITICNTRQKPEEF
- a CDS encoding regulatory protein RecX, with protein sequence MTERQKQALVKAAAFCAYQERSTKEVKQRLHELEITDDEMEPILQELIAQNYLNEERFARAFARGKFRVKKWGRLKIRQEMKLRGLSNDLIQKGLTEIDGDEYEAVLQDLLIKKARTLKGEPTATKQKLVRFALSRGFESDIVWELLKMMNTEGSDL
- the argH gene encoding argininosuccinate lyase, which encodes MKLWQKETTSISEKIEKFTVGRDREMDLYLAPYDVQGNIAHATMLESVGLLTSDELKVLSEELKAIYQNIQAGKFEIEEGVEDVHSQVELMLTRKLGDVGKKIHSGRSRNDQVLVDMKLFTRSRLEEVALASKKLFDLLIKRSNQHKNDLLPGYTHLQIAMPSSFGLWFGAYAEALVDDMSMIQTAYKLANKNPLGSGAGYGSSFPLNRTMTTELLGFETLHYNVVYAQMSRGKTEQTALTAIAALSATLSRLAMDVCLYNSQNFAFVTLPDDLTTGSSIMPHKKNPDVAELLRAKTNRLKALPTELTMVMSNLPSGYHRDMQLLKELLMPAFEEILDCLDITHFMLEHLQVKLNLLADTKYDLLFSVERVNELVVQGVPFRDAYRQVGKEINENTYHASRDLKHTHEGSIGNLCNDQIVGLMENEMHRFGFEKVHGAVEKLLK
- a CDS encoding M1 family metallopeptidase: MRKIFFIISLFYGSLAWAQAPTMPNYHANDRFEQLGTALPTPNTYRTASGAPGKDYWQQRADYDIKVELDEANNKIIGTETITYFNQSPDALPYVWIQLDQNLFAKNSPGPITRTGDLGNQTTMTSLSTITDMNYSNADYGYNIQSVKDAKTGKPLRYTINQTMMRIDLPQPLLPKQSYSFSIDWNYRIVEVAKGGRRTGFEVFKDGNNVYEIAQFYPRLCVYDDVTGWQHKQYYSQGEFALSFGNFKLAITVPDDHVLGATGELQNAAQVLTPTQLKNYEKAKTSDKVVVIASQEEREKAEKGKPSGKKTWIFKADNVRDVAFATSRKYIWDGKMQEVAGKKVLCMSFYPKEGNPLWGKYSTEVVAHTVKTYSKFSVDYPYPVAISCHGPIGGMEYPMLSFNGGRPEADGTYSEATKYGMIGVIIHEVGHNFFPMIVNNDERQWMWMDEGLNTFVQYLTEKEWDKDYPTRRGEPQMIVDYMKQDPKNLVPIMTMSDNLINAGASAYAKPATALNILRETVMGRELFDYAFKEYSRRWAFKSPTPADLFRTLEDASGVDLDWFWKGWFYGVEPVDQDLVEVEWFALDTQNPEITKASAKKEAEDKRNTVARQRDKDFIKESVVEKNPDMKDFYNSYDPYKVTDADKKKYETYLASLTPDERKLVESGLNFYTLKVKNKGGLPMPVIVKMQFEDGTDSVARFPAEIWRLNDQQVSKVITTKKKVVQWTLDPFREIADIDEESNSFPRQPTKPTRFQLFKGGGFQRGSNPMREAQQSQQPKAGQQGGAKN
- a CDS encoding MFS transporter, with the translated sequence MPPHNFRWRIVFLLFLITTINYVDRNVLSFSMLDDAFRKEMLGVPLSYTLTQADLDTFKIQYGWVDTAFKLAYALGFIMIGWLIDRLGTRKGLSFAIGLWSLAGVATAYVGSFRSLLGARFALGIGEAGNFPSSIKSIAEWFPKKERAFATGLFNAGTNVGIILTAALIPWMTLKYGWRMSFMTTGVLGFVVLVFWWLNYQKPEDHPKVSTRELRYIKQDNQPEEIEGRITWWRLLRFRQTWALIVGKLMADPIWWFYLTWLPDFFNSSEALTQRLDLQNIGFPFMVIYIISDGGSIFFGWLSSRLMKMGWSLNRARKTTMLLCALCVVPIFFAAQTQNVYIATVLIAIAAAGHLGWSANVYTIASDLYPKSAVAMVTGIGGFSGAVGGALLAAVIGPIRVQWGYLPLFLLASFTYLIALLFIHLLIPKMKPVEM
- a CDS encoding chorismate mutase, which encodes MGATLDILPMSSWVDTGGKPLVIAGPCSAETEDQVRDTVRQIKAEGYANVIRAGVWKPRTRPGSFEGMGEAALPWLVDAKQETGLPIAVEVATPQHIELALKYGVDILWVGARTTVNPFNVQDLADALQGVDVPVLIKNPVNPDLALWIGAFERINRAGIKKLGAIHRGFSNAQETKYRNSPMWNIAIELKTMFPELPMIGDPSHMAGKRAYLFELAQRALDLNYDGLIIESHRDPDKAWSDASQQLTPQALGEMLHELHIRKAEYGTDYQGQLENLRSKLDNLDRELLEILGTRMSLVEQLGEYKRDNNVAVLQMDRWRQLRKNRADLGKQLNLYPDFVEELFELIHMASIRKQTEVMNNVPSA
- a CDS encoding DUF4350 domain-containing protein, whose protein sequence is MNWRSYYFWFLLVTVVAYGLFEYYRPKPIDWTPTYSNKDKIPFGTKATYELLTDVFKNEKVTQLRVPIYNYLSENPTLPKSNYIFVCREFNIDRNDQKQLLNYAKRGNNVFISAYYFPDTLVKTLGIIATLKDPTLRDTALVMNFVNPALSKKGGYVFAQDDGRNYFLVKKPENVTILAKNARNEPIFLKIKYGKGAFYLHNLPLALTNYYALSSKTSDFAFKSLSYLPVLPVYWDEYLKQGRFGEDEQSIFRYIMTQPPLTWAYYLILFGLLLYAIFAGKRTQRVIPVLPVPKNTSLEFVQTIGKMYFQQGDHDNIAEKKIQHLLLYIRERFGLRTHEIDKEFIDDLIQKTGLPRMDIELLFSEIAHAKRTASLSEFALLSLHHRIEDFYERVK